TGATGCCATCAATTTCATATTCAATCGGATCTTCCAAAGTCACGATATTGCGGCTTTCATCATTGATCTCCCCCAACATACAATATAGGGAAGTACTCTTTCCACTTCCGGTTGGCCCTGTAACCAAAATAATTCCATATGGAGTTTTGACCGCTTCCCGCAAAAACTTTAAATTTCGCGCATCTAGCCCCAGCGACTCTAAAGTTAAATTAATATTTTCTTTATCCAAGATACGCAAAACAATCTTTTCCCCAAAAGCATCTGGCAAAGTAGATACACGAAGGTCGTATTTTTTCTTGTCCATCTCTACTTGCAAACGGCCATCTTGAGGTCTGCGGCTTTCAGCTATATCCATACCACTAATAATCTTAATGCGTGAAGTCAGTGTAATTTGAATTTTTTTAGGAACACGCAGCGTTTCTTTTAAAACGCCATCAATGCGATAACGCACACGCAAATCTTTTCGTTGAGGTTCAAGATGAATATCAGAAGCATGAAGCTTGATCGCATCAGAAATAATAGTCCTGGCCAACTGAACAACTGGCGCCTGATCAACATCTCCTTGATCGGCCACTTGAGAACCTGTGCTTGCTAAGGCATCCTTATCCGCATCCAAAATAGCCTCTTCAATATTATGACTTGCGCCAAAATAGCGAGACGTAAAATTATTAATGTCTTCAGGACAGGCGACTACAGGATTGATTTTAAAACCCGTCAAATACCGCAATTCATGAAAAAGCGTAACATCCAAAGGATTTGTAACCGCGACTGTAAGCACTCCTTCTCGAAGACGAAACGGAAAAATATTCCACTCTCGCGCCTTGGCAGGCGGAATCGCAGCTAGAGCTTTATCATCAATTTCTTCTTCTTCCAAAGAAACAAACGGCAAATGGAACTGTGAAGCAAGCATGCGAACTAAAGCCATCTGATCAACATATCCTTTGTCGATCAAAATTTCTCCTAAGCGCTTGGGAGTTGTTTTTTGATGTTCCAAAGCATCACTAAGTTGATCTGATGTAATCAACCCCTTAGTAACCAACAAATCCCCAATACGTTTAATTTCCGAAGAAGACATTATTTTAAATTTGAAATTGTTTGCCAAAGATAATAACTAC
Above is a window of Candidatus Omnitrophota bacterium DNA encoding:
- a CDS encoding GspE/PulE family protein, with translation MSSSEIKRIGDLLVTKGLITSDQLSDALEHQKTTPKRLGEILIDKGYVDQMALVRMLASQFHLPFVSLEEEEIDDKALAAIPPAKAREWNIFPFRLREGVLTVAVTNPLDVTLFHELRYLTGFKINPVVACPEDINNFTSRYFGASHNIEEAILDADKDALASTGSQVADQGDVDQAPVVQLARTIISDAIKLHASDIHLEPQRKDLRVRYRIDGVLKETLRVPKKIQITLTSRIKIISGMDIAESRRPQDGRLQVEMDKKKYDLRVSTLPDAFGEKIVLRILDKENINLTLESLGLDARNLKFLREAVKTPYGIILVTGPTGSGKSTSLYCMLGEINDESRNIVTLEDPIEYEIDGINQTAINNLAGYTFAKGMRHILRQDPDVIMVGEIRDTETAEIAVQSALTGHLVLSTLHTNNAAGAVMRLLDMEVEPFLISSSVVAVIAQRLLRRLCSHCKKPAVLSDNLKKMMEGYSPGFSQKNFFTAVGCEKCNNIGYRGRTGIFEIMNVTPEIKDMILRKPTEREVEEVAISQGMHSLQKNAIEKAIAGETTLEEVARVTFVKRI